In the genome of Triticum urartu cultivar G1812 chromosome 5, Tu2.1, whole genome shotgun sequence, one region contains:
- the LOC125510977 gene encoding uncharacterized protein LOC125510977 has translation MGTEDSKDMLKNADWKTVSGAVTESSQPVVRKRLPKKIRQVPECYFLPRRSLPSALAIYGAVCAAGVGAGMLLEVWINKKIKEDGGVVWEMGK, from the exons ATGGGTACTGAAGACTCTAAAGATATGCTGAAGAATGCAGACTGGAAGACTGTGAGTGGTGCAGTTACTGAGTCAAGTCAGCCGGTTGTTAGGAAGCGCCTTCCGAAGAAAATAAGACAAGTTCCTGAGTGTTACTTTCTCCCTCGACGATCTTTGCCTTCTGCACTGGCAATCTATGGTGCTGTTTGCGCCGCTGGAGTTGGTGCAGGGATGTTGCTCGAGGTTTGGATCAACAAAAAGATCAAAG AGGATGGCGGCGTTGTCTGGGAAATGGGCAAATGA
- the LOC125510975 gene encoding SEC12-like protein 1, with amino-acid sequence MASDGDEAQAGVAGKVTCAAWIRRPGGGPAVSSSRSLLVVYGRGATASSPPLLDLLAFDTRPCELASEPLLRVVMGEKGADADTPRAIAVHPAGDEFVCATAKGCRLFKLVYDDFCINLISSDSPPLQSVGPQRCLAFSTDGTKFAIGGENGHLRIFHWPNLSVLLDEPKAHKSFRDMDISLDSAFLVSTSTDGSARIWKIDEGAPLVNLTRSSDERIECCRFSRDGKKPFLFCTLVKGNDIVTMVLNISNWKRIGYKRLLRKPISTLSVSLDGKYLALGSRDGDCCVADVQKMQVSHLMKKVHLGSPISSIEFCPTERIVISTSHQWGAEITKLNVPADWRVWQIWLVFLSLFVTSAILFYTFFKHTNLV; translated from the exons ATGGCGAGCGACGGCGACGAGGCTCAAGCGGGGGTGGCCGGGAAGGTGACCTGCGCGGCGTGGATACGGCGCCCGGGCGGCGGGCCGGCCGTGTCCAGCAGCCGCAGCCTCCTCGTGGTGTACGGCCGCGGCGCCACCGCCTCGTCCCCGCCGCTCCTCGACCTCCTCGCCTTCGACACCAGGCCGTGCGAGCTCGCCTCCGAACCCCTG CTGAGGGTCGTGATGGGCGAAAAGGGAGCCGACGCGGACACGCCGCGCGCCATCGCCGTGCACCCCGCCGGCGACGAGTTCGTCTGCGCCACCGCCAAAGGCTGCAG GCTGTTCAAGCTGGTCTATGATGACTTTTGTATCAACCTTATTTCAAGTGATTCGCCGCCCCTCCAATCAGTTGGGCCTCAGCGATGTTTGGCATTCAGTACTGATGGTACTAAGTTTGCTATTGGCGGCGAG AATGGACATCTCAGAATATTTCACTGGCCAAATCTCAGCGTGCTTCTGGATGAACCTAAAGCTCATAAATCCTTCCGGGACATGGACATCAG CTTGGATTCAGCGTTTTTAGTATCAACTTCAACTGATGGTTCTGCAAGAATATGGAAGATTGATGAGGGAGCTCCACTCGTAAATTTGACTAGATCTTCG GATGAGAGGATTGAGTGTTGCCGCTTTTCTAGGGATGGAAAGAAACCTTTTCTGTTTTGCACACTTGTAAAAG GAAATGATATCGTGACTATGGTTTTGAACATAAGTAACTGGAAGAGAATTGGATACAAAAGACTCCTGCGAAAGCCCATTTCCACACTTTCAGTTAGCTTGGATGGGAAGTATCTCGCACT AGGAAGCCGTGATGGAGACTGTTGTGTTGCCGATGTACAGAAGATGCAAGTTTCTCACTTGATGAAGAAGGTCCATCTTGGCTCCCCAATTTCCTCCATTGAATTTTGCCCTACTGAAAG GATTGTGATATCCACCTCGCACCAATGGGGAGCAGAGATTACGAAGCTCAACGTCCCTGCTGACTGGAGAG TTTGGCAAATTTGGCTGGTATTCTTGAGCCTCTTCGTGACATCGGCAATACTGTTCTACACGTTCTTCAAGCACACAAACCTGGTGTAA